The Caulifigura coniformis genome includes a region encoding these proteins:
- a CDS encoding zinc-dependent metalloprotease, producing MRCSLPSLLASAAIALIAVPASAQETSKTPMAGASESKPAKSKYETLIEGKTKVTGLWTLYHKEQQLLAELKSSDLSKDYIVLPSISKGVSSGMVIGGMSWQPDDDDLVWAFKKMDEKLFVLRRNFRYKAAPGSPEAKAVEFAYSDSVIYALPILTTAPNGSIVVDMTSVFMSDDLGIGRQLGLGFRLANDRSTWGKVKSFPNNVELEVAAVYTGIGIGGPETVPDSRGVQVGVHYSISPLPAVGSSYKPRAADDRIGYFLTAVKDFSNRTDDEHFTRYINRWDLKKKDASLDVSTPEKSIEFYIEKTCPVFLRPTVEAGILEWNKAFAKLGFSNAIRVQHEEEFENSAGVEIDPEDVRYNFFRWITADAGFAMGPSRVDPRTGQILDADIIFDNGFLDSWKSQFETFNAQTAEALQPNWSPFDLTAPTGHRHTAACTYCKDMQHQMGFAAATFLGHGITLDGKLPEEFVHQGLKEVVMHEVGHTLGLRHNFKASSWKSLEEINDPAKSKSEPTFASVMDYAPPNIVPKGTPQGAYYTTTLGPYDMWAIEYGYKIIKGDEKAELAKIAARAGEPGLAYLTDEDTRGTIDPDPLSNRFDMGKDSLAYLRRQLNNSNELLPQVVDKAVKDGEGYQRATQMYGLLFREYWRAAGFAARFPGGVYVSREHKGDAGKNPPFQPVDPQEQRDAMALISEFAFASPKIDGPKLNYLSVSRWYHWGMNQATRLDKPVHDEVLSAQSAILRQLMNSTTLRRILDNEFKAPSDQDPYTLAEHLKLTVDGIFSEFKPAEMAGEFTAKKPMISSFRRNLQREAIRTLASLVTQSGAPEDARTLARMHLQSLNDQIKSLLEAKDLKFDDYTRAHLLDSRSKITQALEAKVSLPTVQ from the coding sequence ATGCGTTGCTCTCTGCCGAGCCTGCTGGCGTCGGCTGCGATCGCGTTGATTGCAGTCCCGGCGTCGGCACAAGAAACATCCAAGACGCCGATGGCCGGCGCCTCGGAGTCGAAGCCCGCCAAGTCGAAATACGAAACCCTCATTGAGGGAAAAACCAAAGTCACCGGCCTGTGGACGCTCTATCACAAAGAGCAGCAGCTCCTGGCCGAGCTGAAGTCCTCGGATCTGAGCAAGGATTACATCGTCCTGCCGTCGATCTCGAAGGGGGTCTCCAGCGGGATGGTCATCGGCGGCATGTCGTGGCAGCCCGATGATGACGACCTCGTCTGGGCCTTCAAGAAGATGGACGAGAAGCTGTTCGTCCTGCGCCGCAACTTCCGGTACAAGGCCGCACCGGGAAGCCCGGAAGCAAAGGCCGTGGAGTTCGCCTATTCCGATTCCGTGATCTACGCGCTGCCGATCCTGACGACCGCGCCCAACGGCTCGATCGTCGTCGATATGACCTCGGTCTTCATGAGCGACGACCTGGGAATCGGCCGCCAGTTGGGACTCGGCTTCCGCCTGGCGAACGACCGCTCGACGTGGGGGAAGGTGAAGTCGTTCCCGAATAACGTCGAACTGGAAGTGGCGGCGGTCTACACCGGAATCGGCATCGGTGGGCCGGAAACGGTTCCGGATTCCCGCGGCGTCCAGGTGGGAGTGCACTACAGCATCAGCCCGCTGCCGGCAGTGGGATCGAGCTATAAGCCGCGCGCGGCGGATGATCGCATCGGTTACTTCCTCACCGCGGTGAAGGACTTCTCCAACCGCACTGATGACGAGCACTTCACGCGGTACATCAACCGGTGGGACCTCAAGAAGAAGGATGCTTCGCTGGACGTTTCGACGCCCGAGAAGTCGATCGAGTTCTACATCGAGAAGACCTGTCCGGTGTTCCTGCGGCCGACCGTGGAAGCAGGCATCCTGGAATGGAACAAGGCCTTCGCGAAGCTCGGATTCTCGAACGCGATCCGCGTTCAGCACGAAGAAGAGTTCGAGAACAGCGCGGGCGTCGAAATCGATCCGGAGGACGTGCGGTACAACTTCTTCCGCTGGATCACGGCCGACGCCGGATTCGCGATGGGGCCGTCGCGCGTCGACCCCCGCACCGGCCAGATCCTGGACGCCGACATCATCTTCGACAACGGCTTCCTCGATTCGTGGAAGTCGCAGTTCGAGACGTTCAACGCCCAGACAGCCGAAGCCTTGCAGCCGAACTGGTCCCCGTTCGACCTCACGGCCCCGACGGGACATCGCCACACCGCGGCGTGCACCTACTGCAAGGATATGCAGCACCAGATGGGCTTCGCCGCGGCGACGTTCCTCGGGCATGGCATCACTCTCGACGGCAAGCTGCCTGAGGAATTCGTTCACCAGGGGCTGAAGGAAGTGGTGATGCACGAGGTCGGGCATACGCTCGGCCTGCGTCATAACTTCAAGGCCAGCTCGTGGAAGTCGCTTGAGGAAATCAACGACCCGGCGAAGAGCAAGTCCGAGCCGACATTCGCCTCGGTGATGGATTACGCTCCGCCGAACATCGTGCCGAAGGGAACTCCGCAGGGGGCGTACTACACGACGACTCTCGGGCCTTATGACATGTGGGCCATCGAGTATGGCTACAAGATCATCAAGGGAGACGAGAAAGCCGAGCTCGCCAAGATCGCTGCGCGGGCCGGTGAGCCGGGACTCGCGTACCTGACCGATGAAGACACGCGCGGGACGATCGACCCCGATCCGCTGTCGAACCGGTTCGACATGGGCAAGGACTCGCTGGCATACCTGCGCCGGCAGCTGAACAACAGCAACGAGCTCCTGCCGCAGGTCGTCGATAAGGCCGTGAAGGACGGCGAAGGGTATCAGCGGGCCACGCAGATGTACGGCCTGTTGTTCCGTGAATACTGGCGGGCGGCCGGTTTCGCCGCACGGTTCCCGGGCGGCGTCTATGTGAGCCGCGAACACAAGGGAGACGCCGGCAAGAACCCTCCGTTCCAGCCGGTCGACCCCCAGGAACAGCGGGACGCGATGGCGCTGATCTCTGAGTTTGCCTTCGCCTCTCCAAAGATCGACGGCCCGAAGCTGAATTACCTCTCCGTCTCGCGGTGGTATCACTGGGGAATGAACCAGGCGACGCGTCTCGACAAGCCGGTGCATGACGAAGTGCTGTCGGCCCAGTCGGCGATCCTGCGCCAGCTCATGAACTCCACCACGCTGCGGCGGATTCTCGACAACGAGTTCAAAGCGCCGTCGGACCAGGATCCTTACACGCTGGCCGAGCACCTGAAGCTGACGGTCGACGGAATCTTCTCCGAGTTCAAGCCGGCCGAGATGGCGGGCGAGTTCACGGCCAAGAAACCGATGATCTCGAGCTTCCGCCGCAACCTGCAGCGGGAAGCGATCCGCACGCTGGCGTCGCTGGTGACGCAGTCCGGCGCCCCCGAGGACGCCCGGACGCTGGCGCGGATGCACCTGCAGTCGCTGAACGACCAGATCAAGTCGCTTCTTGAAGCGAAGGATCTGAAGTTCGACGACTACACCCGCGCGCATCTGCTCGACAGCCGGTCGAAGATCACCCAGGCGCTGGAAGCCAAGGTATCGCTGCCCACGGTGCAGTAA
- a CDS encoding cupin domain-containing protein — protein sequence MSHSPAQAGFEFADFNTIPGVPCPCGTARRAFADVADFPGTIHLTTISTEAQTHYHKRLTETYVILECGPEAALELDGKRVAVQPGVSVMIRPGTRHRAVGEMQVLIVCLPKFDPADEWFD from the coding sequence ATGTCCCACAGTCCCGCGCAGGCCGGCTTCGAGTTCGCCGACTTCAACACCATCCCCGGTGTGCCGTGCCCCTGTGGAACCGCCCGCCGAGCGTTCGCGGACGTCGCCGATTTTCCCGGCACGATCCATCTCACGACGATCTCGACCGAGGCGCAGACCCACTACCACAAGCGGCTGACCGAGACCTACGTCATCCTCGAATGCGGCCCGGAGGCGGCCCTGGAACTGGATGGAAAACGGGTCGCCGTCCAACCGGGCGTTTCCGTGATGATCCGTCCGGGGACGAGGCATCGGGCCGTCGGCGAAATGCAGGTGCTCATCGTCTGCCTGCCGAAGTTCGATCCGGCAGACGAATGGTTCGACTGA
- a CDS encoding MATE family efflux transporter — protein sequence MSTTVTPVDLPDAFEPPQTPDIPPPASETPDAGSIRELLRVALPLIVSSGSLSLMHVVDRIMLTRLDVNALAAAMPAGMFHWTALGFPLGVAVYTNTFIAQYHGAGQKARVAASVWQGVWLALGFGIILLSSAPFLSRLFVTLGHSAEVTRLEIEYFSVLCWGSAPMLLAVTLSTFFSGRGQNRVVMYVDVAVSILNAVLAAIFIFGFGPIPQMGIRGAAAATVTANVVACIAFAWMIRRVNQAEQYPFREQRRFDGELIRRMLRFGLPNGIQMLVDIAGYLMLVLFIGKLGTVELAATNLAFNLNALAFIPMLGLGTAVLTLVGRRIGEKRQDLAEKSAWRALFLAVSYVSVFAMIYMVWPDVLLGPYATQEDPQMIAAMSPEELTAYHAEHPPFEEVRPVVIKLLYFVAMYSVFDALAVIFGNAIRGAGDTRFSLVYTFLCGWFLMVIPSMLAVRYVEQPLWACWWAVTANIAALGIGLGLRFRSGKWKNMTVIEQVPPAH from the coding sequence ATGTCGACGACGGTGACCCCGGTTGATCTGCCGGATGCTTTTGAGCCTCCGCAGACGCCCGACATCCCCCCTCCGGCCTCCGAGACTCCGGATGCGGGATCGATCCGCGAACTCCTGCGCGTCGCGCTCCCGCTGATCGTCAGTTCCGGGTCGCTCTCGCTGATGCACGTGGTCGACCGCATCATGCTGACTCGGCTCGACGTGAACGCCCTCGCGGCCGCGATGCCTGCCGGCATGTTCCACTGGACGGCACTCGGCTTCCCCCTCGGCGTCGCCGTCTACACCAACACGTTCATCGCGCAGTACCACGGCGCCGGGCAGAAGGCACGTGTCGCCGCCTCCGTCTGGCAGGGGGTCTGGCTGGCGCTCGGCTTCGGCATCATCCTCCTCTCGAGCGCCCCGTTCCTCAGCCGCCTGTTCGTCACCCTGGGCCACAGCGCTGAAGTGACGCGGCTTGAGATCGAGTATTTCTCCGTTCTCTGCTGGGGCTCGGCCCCGATGCTGCTGGCCGTCACGCTCTCGACATTTTTCAGTGGCCGCGGACAGAACCGCGTTGTGATGTATGTGGACGTCGCTGTCAGCATCCTGAACGCGGTGCTCGCGGCCATCTTCATTTTCGGATTCGGACCGATTCCGCAGATGGGCATCCGCGGGGCCGCGGCGGCGACGGTCACCGCCAACGTCGTCGCCTGCATCGCCTTCGCCTGGATGATTCGGCGGGTGAACCAGGCGGAACAGTATCCCTTCCGCGAACAGAGGCGGTTCGACGGCGAACTGATCCGGCGCATGCTCCGGTTCGGGCTTCCCAACGGCATCCAGATGCTTGTCGATATCGCCGGGTACCTGATGCTCGTGCTGTTCATCGGGAAGCTCGGGACCGTCGAACTCGCGGCGACGAATCTCGCCTTCAACCTGAACGCCCTGGCGTTCATTCCGATGCTCGGCCTGGGAACCGCGGTTCTCACCCTCGTCGGACGGCGCATCGGCGAGAAGCGGCAGGACCTGGCTGAAAAGAGCGCCTGGAGAGCGCTGTTCCTGGCGGTGTCCTACGTCAGCGTGTTCGCCATGATTTACATGGTCTGGCCCGACGTGCTGCTTGGCCCCTACGCCACTCAGGAAGATCCCCAGATGATCGCCGCCATGAGTCCGGAGGAACTGACGGCCTATCACGCGGAGCATCCTCCGTTCGAGGAAGTCCGGCCGGTGGTCATCAAGCTGCTCTATTTCGTCGCCATGTACTCGGTGTTCGATGCCCTCGCGGTGATCTTCGGCAACGCCATCCGCGGCGCCGGCGATACCCGCTTCTCGCTGGTGTACACGTTCCTCTGCGGGTGGTTCCTGATGGTGATCCCGTCGATGCTCGCCGTCCGCTACGTCGAACAGCCGCTGTGGGCGTGCTGGTGGGCCGTTACGGCGAACATTGCGGCCCTTGGCATCGGACTCGGGCTGCGGTTCCGGAGCGGCAAGTGGAAGAACATGACTGTGATCGAGCAGGTTCCGCCGGCGCACTGA
- a CDS encoding D-2-hydroxyacid dehydrogenase, translating to MSRKLVCYPPIEEARLEPLREAAAPVEVINAASIEEAFVEIADAEAFFGKITPGLLAAAKNLTWIQSPTASLEHYMFPELIEHPATLSNMRGLFSDVIADHVLGMMLCFVRHLHTYIRQQPHGLWAPVGGEDERQPFAMGPAYVSGMDRLHKRLADCTLGVVGVGAIGAEICRRASAFEMRICGVDSESRRIPGVLEEVWPVDRLPDLLAHSDFVVIAAPQTPATEQMFRMPQFEQMRPDAVLINIGRGAIVSLDDLVAALDNKLIAGAALDVFEVEPLPKDHPLWRMPNVILTPHVAACSVKIPERHLATLLENVRRFSRGEPPLNVVDKAIYDRTR from the coding sequence ATGTCGCGAAAACTTGTCTGCTATCCGCCGATCGAAGAAGCCCGTCTGGAACCGCTTCGCGAGGCCGCAGCGCCTGTTGAGGTGATCAACGCCGCGAGCATCGAAGAAGCGTTCGTGGAAATCGCGGACGCCGAGGCCTTCTTCGGGAAGATCACTCCCGGGCTGCTGGCCGCGGCGAAGAACCTGACGTGGATCCAGTCGCCGACGGCGAGTCTCGAACACTACATGTTCCCGGAGCTGATCGAGCATCCGGCGACGCTGTCGAACATGCGGGGGCTGTTCTCGGACGTCATTGCCGACCATGTCCTCGGAATGATGCTCTGCTTCGTCCGGCATCTGCACACCTACATCCGTCAGCAGCCGCACGGACTGTGGGCGCCGGTGGGCGGCGAGGATGAGCGGCAGCCGTTCGCGATGGGGCCCGCCTATGTCAGCGGAATGGACCGGCTCCACAAGCGGCTGGCCGATTGCACGCTGGGCGTTGTCGGCGTCGGTGCGATCGGAGCGGAGATCTGCCGGAGGGCGTCTGCTTTCGAGATGCGGATCTGCGGCGTCGATTCGGAGTCACGGCGGATTCCCGGTGTGCTGGAGGAAGTCTGGCCCGTCGACCGACTGCCCGACCTCCTCGCGCACAGCGACTTCGTCGTGATCGCCGCTCCGCAGACTCCCGCGACCGAGCAGATGTTCCGGATGCCCCAGTTCGAGCAGATGCGGCCGGACGCGGTGCTCATCAACATCGGGCGGGGGGCGATCGTCTCCCTCGACGACCTGGTCGCCGCCCTCGACAACAAGTTGATCGCGGGCGCCGCGCTCGATGTGTTCGAGGTCGAACCGCTTCCCAAGGATCATCCCCTCTGGCGGATGCCGAACGTCATCCTCACGCCGCACGTCGCTGCCTGTTCGGTGAAGATTCCGGAGCGGCACCTGGCGACGCTGCTGGAGAACGTCCGCCGGTTCAGCCGGGGCGAACCGCCGCTGAATGTTGTCGACAAAGCAATCTACGACCGCACGCGATAA
- a CDS encoding BlaI/MecI/CopY family transcriptional regulator translates to MAVVSISDAEWQVMNVIWDRQPLAAQDVVAALDGYAEWAPATIKTMLHRLVRKEVLTYEPQGNRYVYRSRVKRSDCVKQASRSFLERVFDGQSSSLVAHFLRNTKLSPEEIAKLRTILDEQEAQ, encoded by the coding sequence ATGGCGGTCGTTTCCATTTCCGATGCCGAGTGGCAGGTGATGAACGTCATCTGGGACCGCCAGCCTCTGGCGGCTCAGGACGTAGTCGCGGCACTCGACGGGTACGCCGAATGGGCCCCGGCCACGATCAAAACCATGCTGCATCGGCTCGTGCGGAAGGAAGTCCTTACATATGAGCCGCAGGGGAACAGGTATGTCTACCGTTCGCGCGTGAAGCGGTCCGACTGCGTCAAGCAGGCTAGCAGGTCGTTTCTTGAACGGGTCTTTGACGGGCAGTCGAGTTCGCTGGTGGCACACTTTCTCCGCAACACGAAGCTGTCTCCCGAAGAGATCGCGAAGTTGCGAACAATCCTCGATGAGCAGGAGGCTCAGTGA
- a CDS encoding DUF1549 domain-containing protein, producing MQPRFALLIVLLLLAPVCRVSAAESALAVVPARLELRGPVHPGRLLVQTVSGHETAGQVIENVTWSTSDVAVAECQEGVVTPKGNGRAVITAEHGGQKVTAEVVVTGFDTPHEWTFRNDVLPILAKSSCNMGACHGALAGKGGFRLSLRGYDPASDYFTMTQQDRGRRIELADPGRSLILAKPTGALAHKGGVRFEVDSPEYRIMSEWVAHGAAAPSEDDPQVDHLEILPERSRQKVGATQQMLVRAHFTNGEVRDVTPWVKWTSTNDAVARVDDHGLASVMGSGEGAISAWYSQKIAIGNITVPYPAGDFVAGSQVAPKNFIDELVDRQLVRLNLPGSPLCDDGTFLRRASLDTIGTLPTLEETNAFLADTSPDKREKLVDSLLARKEYVDYWTYKWSDVLTINGTRLRPAAVKAYYMWLRERVEKNTPWDETVRQVLTATGDSLENGATNFYALQQSPEDMTENACQAFLGLSIGCAKCHNHPLEKWTNDQYYGMASLFSRVKAKGWGGEARSGDGLRTLYVSTSGELVQPRTGKPQPPTPLDSASIPFEDEADRRIKLAEWMTSAENPYFARSVTNRVWANFFGVGLVMPIDDMRVSNPASNEELLSAAAQSVVDNHFNLKTLMRAILLSNAYQRSAVPLPGNSAEQRFYSRYYPKRLSAEVLHDAICQVTEKPSEFTNVAFLGADKQKTDFYPAGTRAIQLYDSAVDSYFLQTFGRNQRRVTCECERSDEPTMVQVLHIANGDTVNAKLKDAKGRVSELLDAKLSNAELIERAYLLAFSRKPTEAEKTPLLETLDAASEADRREVVEDLFWAILSSREFLFNH from the coding sequence ATGCAGCCTCGCTTTGCGCTCCTGATTGTCCTCCTCCTGCTCGCGCCGGTTTGCCGCGTGTCGGCCGCTGAAAGTGCACTGGCCGTCGTTCCGGCGCGACTGGAACTGCGTGGGCCGGTTCATCCCGGCCGGCTGCTCGTTCAGACGGTCTCCGGCCATGAAACGGCGGGCCAGGTCATCGAGAACGTCACGTGGTCGACCAGCGATGTGGCCGTGGCCGAGTGCCAAGAGGGCGTCGTGACTCCGAAGGGGAACGGCCGGGCCGTGATCACGGCCGAGCATGGCGGTCAGAAGGTCACGGCCGAAGTGGTGGTCACCGGATTCGACACGCCTCACGAGTGGACGTTCCGCAACGACGTGCTGCCGATTCTTGCCAAGTCGAGCTGCAACATGGGGGCCTGCCACGGGGCGCTGGCCGGCAAGGGCGGGTTCCGGCTGTCGCTGCGGGGGTACGACCCGGCCAGCGATTATTTCACGATGACGCAGCAGGATCGCGGCCGGCGGATCGAACTGGCCGATCCGGGGCGGAGCCTGATCCTGGCCAAGCCGACCGGGGCATTGGCGCACAAAGGGGGCGTGCGGTTTGAAGTCGACTCTCCGGAATACCGGATCATGTCGGAATGGGTCGCACATGGTGCAGCCGCGCCGTCCGAAGACGATCCGCAGGTCGATCACCTGGAGATTCTGCCGGAGCGGTCGCGGCAGAAGGTGGGCGCCACGCAGCAGATGCTGGTGCGGGCGCATTTCACGAATGGAGAAGTCCGTGACGTCACGCCGTGGGTGAAGTGGACTTCGACCAACGACGCGGTTGCCCGCGTCGACGATCACGGCCTGGCGAGCGTGATGGGGTCGGGGGAAGGGGCGATCAGCGCCTGGTACTCGCAGAAGATTGCTATTGGAAACATCACCGTACCCTACCCGGCCGGGGACTTCGTGGCCGGTTCTCAGGTCGCCCCGAAGAATTTCATCGATGAACTGGTCGACCGGCAGCTTGTCCGGCTGAATCTTCCGGGGTCTCCGCTGTGCGACGACGGGACGTTCCTTCGCCGGGCCAGCCTCGACACCATCGGCACGCTGCCGACGCTGGAGGAGACCAACGCCTTTCTCGCGGACACGTCGCCCGACAAGCGCGAGAAGCTCGTCGACTCGCTGCTGGCCCGGAAGGAGTACGTCGACTACTGGACTTACAAATGGTCGGACGTTCTGACGATCAACGGGACGCGCCTGCGGCCGGCGGCCGTGAAGGCGTACTACATGTGGCTTCGCGAACGGGTCGAGAAGAACACCCCGTGGGATGAAACGGTTCGCCAGGTGCTGACGGCGACGGGGGACAGCCTGGAGAACGGGGCAACCAACTTCTATGCGCTGCAGCAAAGCCCGGAAGACATGACCGAGAACGCCTGCCAGGCGTTCCTCGGACTGTCGATCGGCTGCGCGAAGTGCCACAACCATCCGCTCGAGAAATGGACCAACGACCAGTACTACGGCATGGCGAGCCTGTTCTCGCGCGTGAAGGCCAAGGGCTGGGGAGGCGAGGCGCGAAGCGGCGACGGGCTGCGCACGCTGTATGTCTCCACTTCGGGAGAACTGGTCCAGCCGCGGACCGGCAAGCCTCAGCCGCCGACTCCGCTCGACAGCGCGTCGATTCCCTTCGAAGACGAGGCGGATCGCCGGATCAAGCTGGCGGAATGGATGACGTCGGCCGAGAACCCCTACTTCGCGCGGTCGGTGACGAACCGGGTGTGGGCCAACTTCTTCGGTGTGGGGCTCGTGATGCCGATCGACGACATGCGGGTCTCCAATCCCGCCAGCAACGAAGAGCTGCTCTCCGCGGCCGCGCAGTCGGTCGTCGACAACCACTTCAATCTGAAGACGCTGATGCGGGCGATTCTGCTCTCGAACGCCTACCAGCGTTCGGCCGTGCCGCTGCCGGGGAACAGCGCCGAACAGCGGTTTTACTCACGCTATTACCCGAAGCGGCTGTCGGCGGAAGTGCTGCATGACGCGATCTGCCAGGTGACGGAGAAGCCGTCCGAATTCACCAACGTCGCGTTCCTGGGAGCCGACAAGCAGAAGACCGACTTCTATCCCGCGGGGACGCGGGCGATCCAGCTGTACGACTCGGCCGTCGATTCGTACTTCCTGCAGACGTTCGGCCGGAACCAGCGGCGTGTGACGTGCGAATGCGAGCGATCGGACGAGCCGACGATGGTGCAGGTGCTGCACATCGCGAACGGCGACACCGTGAACGCCAAGCTGAAAGACGCGAAGGGGCGGGTCAGCGAACTGCTGGACGCGAAGCTCTCCAACGCCGAGTTGATCGAGCGGGCCTACCTGCTGGCCTTCTCCCGCAAGCCGACCGAGGCGGAGAAAACGCCACTCTTGGAAACGCTCGACGCCGCCAGCGAGGCGGATCGCCGCGAGGTGGTGGAAGATCTCTTCTGGGCGATCCTCAGCAGCCGGGAGTTTCTGTTCAACCACTGA
- a CDS encoding YMGG-like glycine zipper-containing protein, which produces MKTSRHHFPTAAVLMLLASGCPSMNHTQSGAMVGGGLGALTGAVIGSNSGHAPGGALIGAAVGALAGGTIGNSEDLRDERDHAIMQAAYEQQARAALTNFDLVRMVQGGMGDDVIISSIQTRGGRFDLGTEALINLKANGVSDRVIVAMQQAVSGVGQPPAVVGPAPVVVPGPPVIVHPAPVFVGPPPPPPGVFFEFHGGGRRRH; this is translated from the coding sequence GTGAAGACTTCTCGCCACCACTTTCCAACCGCCGCCGTGCTGATGCTGCTCGCCAGCGGCTGCCCGTCGATGAACCACACCCAGTCCGGTGCGATGGTTGGCGGCGGGCTCGGAGCATTGACCGGGGCCGTGATCGGCAGCAACTCAGGGCATGCCCCGGGCGGCGCTCTCATCGGCGCGGCTGTCGGCGCCCTCGCCGGCGGAACCATCGGCAACTCGGAAGACCTGCGGGACGAGCGCGACCACGCGATCATGCAGGCCGCCTACGAACAACAGGCGCGGGCCGCACTCACCAACTTCGACCTCGTCCGCATGGTCCAGGGAGGAATGGGGGACGACGTCATCATTTCGTCGATCCAGACCCGCGGCGGCCGATTCGACCTCGGCACCGAAGCGCTGATCAACCTCAAGGCCAACGGCGTTTCCGATCGGGTGATCGTCGCCATGCAGCAGGCGGTGTCGGGCGTCGGACAGCCCCCTGCGGTGGTGGGCCCCGCTCCGGTCGTCGTCCCGGGCCCGCCGGTGATCGTGCACCCCGCGCCGGTGTTCGTCGGGCCTCCACCCCCGCCCCCGGGCGTATTCTTTGAGTTCCACGGCGGCGGTCGCCGCCGGCATTGA